A single genomic interval of Caballeronia sp. NK8 harbors:
- a CDS encoding DUF2325 domain-containing protein has product MQPPPFQLARTSAHAHRDACCQPTEADLRSSRRRARLAELDANLHCSVIGTCLSTGELRKLVPKFTDLDRHHASDLEIHHAAVELAIAGGAGAKALNKALDERYAGAIRRFDAARDPQALLDLWNDALKSGDIPPAYWAVMSHPHATIEVRQAAFGELHMLSHLVGAANRADIRRLVALEAENAGLRDKLDRQQARLLELSMERDASLVQSNAQALQLAALADRKADLSTAQLEAEVERLREKVEDGERRLALHTSRRAAAEQRAQHDENETRALRNKLGEAQALLRVVQAECAALERATLNADDQPDARRRAVEWVNGKRIVYVGGRPNSNAVLKSLVEAAGGELIVHDGGIEDRKGLLAAALPNADVVLFPVDCIDHDSMSMLKRVCERHGVEYSPLRTASVASFVEFVARLAASAQDTRASAPPPSAFCLRHG; this is encoded by the coding sequence ATGCAGCCCCCTCCGTTTCAACTTGCCCGCACGAGCGCACATGCACATCGCGATGCGTGCTGCCAGCCGACCGAAGCCGATTTGCGCTCGTCGCGGCGGCGCGCGCGTCTTGCCGAACTCGATGCCAACCTGCATTGCTCGGTCATCGGCACCTGTCTTTCGACCGGCGAGCTGCGCAAGCTGGTGCCGAAATTCACCGATCTCGACCGCCATCACGCGAGCGATCTGGAGATTCATCATGCGGCCGTCGAACTTGCGATCGCGGGCGGCGCGGGCGCGAAGGCGCTGAACAAGGCGCTCGACGAGCGCTACGCGGGCGCGATCCGCCGTTTCGATGCCGCGCGCGATCCGCAGGCGTTGCTCGATCTATGGAACGACGCGCTCAAGTCCGGCGATATCCCGCCCGCATACTGGGCGGTGATGTCGCATCCGCACGCGACGATCGAAGTGCGCCAGGCCGCGTTCGGCGAACTGCATATGCTGTCGCATCTGGTGGGCGCGGCGAATCGCGCGGATATCCGTCGGCTCGTGGCGCTCGAAGCGGAGAACGCCGGCCTCAGGGACAAGCTCGACCGTCAGCAGGCGCGTCTGCTCGAATTGAGCATGGAGCGCGATGCGTCGCTGGTGCAATCGAACGCGCAGGCGCTGCAACTCGCCGCGCTCGCGGATCGCAAGGCGGACCTGTCGACGGCGCAGCTCGAAGCCGAAGTCGAGCGGCTGCGCGAGAAGGTCGAGGACGGCGAGCGACGTCTTGCGCTGCACACGAGCCGGCGCGCCGCCGCCGAGCAGCGCGCGCAGCACGATGAGAACGAGACGCGCGCGTTGCGCAACAAGCTGGGCGAAGCGCAGGCGCTGCTGAGAGTCGTGCAGGCCGAATGCGCGGCGCTGGAACGCGCGACGCTGAATGCCGACGATCAGCCCGACGCGCGCCGGCGCGCGGTCGAATGGGTGAATGGCAAACGTATCGTCTATGTCGGCGGAAGGCCGAATTCGAACGCGGTGCTGAAGTCACTCGTGGAAGCGGCGGGTGGCGAGCTGATCGTCCATGACGGCGGCATTGAGGATCGCAAGGGCTTGCTCGCCGCCGCGTTGCCGAATGCCGACGTCGTGCTGTTTCCCGTCGACTGCATCGATCACGATTCGATGAGCATGCTCAAGCGCGTCTGCGAGCGGCATGGCGTCGAATATTCACCGCTGCGCACGGCGAGCGTCGCGAGCTTCGTGGAGTTCGTCGCGCGGCTGGCCGCGAGCGCGCAGGACACGCGGGCGAGCGCGCCGCCGCCGTCCGCGTTCTGCCTGCGTCACGGTTAA
- a CDS encoding winged helix-turn-helix domain-containing protein, with protein sequence MATTHKPTQSAADTDPANHPAEVRFRMRIMKGETIALGPGKVSLLEAVHKHGSISAAARSLDMSYRRAWLLIDELNRSLKSPATISEQGGQSGGGCVLTPVGESIIRLYRDVETQAQAACAGQIESLTKLLKP encoded by the coding sequence ATGGCGACGACCCACAAACCAACCCAAAGCGCAGCCGACACGGACCCGGCGAACCACCCCGCCGAAGTCCGCTTTCGCATGCGAATCATGAAAGGCGAGACCATTGCGCTCGGTCCGGGCAAGGTCTCGCTGCTGGAAGCGGTGCACAAGCACGGCTCGATATCGGCGGCGGCGCGCAGCCTCGACATGTCGTACCGGCGCGCCTGGCTGCTCATCGACGAACTCAACCGCTCGCTCAAATCGCCTGCGACGATCTCCGAGCAAGGCGGTCAAAGCGGCGGCGGCTGCGTGCTGACGCCGGTTGGCGAGAGCATCATCCGGCTTTATCGCGATGTCGAAACGCAGGCGCAAGCGGCCTGCGCCGGGCAAATCGAATCGCTCACGAAACTGCTCAAACCTTAA
- the lpdA gene encoding dihydrolipoyl dehydrogenase → MARIEVKVPQLSESVTEATMLPWKKKAGDAVAQDEILVELETDKVVLEVPAPSAGTLAEVVKQAGEIVHADEVLAIIDTEAKASAAAPAPAPEKPAAQPAAQTTAQSTPAAASGQKADFDVIVIGSGPGGYIAAIRAAQLGRKVACVEEWINHAGKPKLGGTCLNVGCIPSKALLASSEQFEKAQLHFGDLGINMDNLSVDVDKMVGRKEAIVEKITGGVEFLFRKNKITWLKGHGKLAGKDGANFKIDVSGDGKTESHTAQHVIIATGSKARHLPDVPVDNKSVSDNEGALAFTSVPKKLAVIGAGVIGLELGSVWRRLGAEVTILEALPEFLGTTDTALQKEAAKLFKKQGLTIHLGVKIDDVKTTDSSVAISYKDKDGNAQTLDADRLIVSIGRVPNTDDLGLDSIGLSADERGFIPVDGHCATKVPNVYAIGDVVRGPMLAHKAEDEGVLVAEIIDGQKPHIDYNCIPWVIYTHPEIAWVGQTEQALKAAGRETKAGQFPMMANGRAMGIGETDGFIKIIADAKTDEILGVHIISANASDLIAEAVVAMEFKAASEDLGRICHPHPSLSEVMREAALAVDKRALNI, encoded by the coding sequence ATGGCCAGGATTGAAGTCAAGGTTCCGCAGCTTTCCGAATCCGTCACCGAAGCGACGATGTTGCCGTGGAAGAAGAAAGCGGGCGACGCCGTGGCGCAAGACGAAATCCTCGTCGAACTGGAAACGGACAAGGTCGTGCTGGAAGTGCCCGCGCCCTCGGCGGGCACGCTCGCGGAAGTCGTGAAGCAGGCTGGCGAGATCGTTCACGCGGACGAAGTGCTCGCCATCATCGATACCGAAGCGAAAGCGTCCGCCGCCGCGCCTGCGCCCGCGCCGGAAAAACCCGCCGCACAACCCGCCGCGCAAACCACGGCACAATCCACGCCCGCCGCCGCGTCAGGCCAGAAGGCCGACTTCGATGTGATCGTGATCGGCTCCGGCCCCGGCGGCTACATCGCCGCGATCCGCGCCGCGCAGCTCGGCCGCAAGGTCGCGTGCGTCGAGGAATGGATCAACCACGCCGGCAAGCCGAAGCTCGGCGGAACGTGCCTCAACGTGGGCTGCATTCCGTCGAAGGCGCTGCTGGCGTCGAGCGAGCAATTCGAGAAGGCGCAGCTCCATTTCGGCGATCTCGGCATCAACATGGACAACCTTTCTGTCGACGTCGACAAAATGGTCGGGCGCAAGGAAGCGATCGTCGAAAAGATCACGGGCGGCGTCGAATTCCTGTTCCGCAAGAACAAGATCACGTGGCTCAAGGGTCACGGCAAGCTCGCGGGCAAGGACGGCGCGAACTTCAAAATCGACGTGAGCGGCGACGGCAAGACCGAAAGCCATACCGCGCAACACGTGATCATCGCGACGGGCTCGAAGGCGCGTCATCTGCCGGACGTGCCGGTCGACAACAAGTCCGTCTCCGACAACGAAGGCGCGCTCGCCTTCACGTCCGTGCCGAAAAAGCTCGCCGTGATCGGCGCGGGCGTGATCGGCCTCGAACTCGGCTCGGTGTGGCGCAGGCTCGGCGCAGAAGTGACGATTCTCGAAGCGCTGCCCGAATTCCTCGGCACGACCGACACCGCGCTGCAAAAGGAAGCCGCGAAGCTCTTCAAGAAGCAGGGACTGACGATTCACCTCGGCGTGAAGATCGATGACGTGAAAACCACCGATTCGAGCGTTGCCATTTCCTACAAGGACAAGGACGGCAACGCGCAGACGCTCGATGCGGACCGCCTGATCGTGTCGATAGGCCGCGTGCCGAACACGGACGATCTCGGCCTCGATTCGATTGGCCTTTCAGCCGACGAGCGCGGCTTCATTCCCGTCGACGGTCATTGCGCGACGAAAGTCCCGAACGTCTACGCGATCGGCGATGTCGTGCGCGGCCCGATGCTCGCGCACAAGGCCGAGGACGAAGGCGTGCTGGTGGCGGAAATCATCGACGGGCAGAAGCCGCACATCGACTACAACTGCATTCCGTGGGTGATCTACACGCATCCGGAAATCGCGTGGGTCGGGCAGACGGAGCAGGCGCTGAAAGCGGCGGGCCGCGAAACCAAGGCCGGCCAGTTCCCGATGATGGCGAACGGCCGCGCGATGGGCATCGGCGAGACGGACGGCTTCATCAAGATCATCGCCGATGCGAAAACCGACGAGATTCTCGGCGTGCATATCATCTCGGCGAACGCGTCGGATCTGATCGCCGAAGCGGTAGTCGCGATGGAATTCAAGGCGGCGAGCGAAGATCTCGGGCGCATTTGCCATCCGCATCCTTCATTGTCTGAAGTGATGCGGGAGGCGGCGCTCGCGGTGGACAAGCGGGCGTTGAATATCTGA
- a CDS encoding response regulator yields MPLRSGVDEASFRRILFRNIALPLGTGLVTAVAFVALVLYLLSGINWVEHSERVIGNAQEIGRLVSEKESAIRGYLITGDDAFLAPYDTAKPKLAADIDTLAELVSDNAPQVDRLIRVRALQAQWDKVAENLIDARRRNLDSGALVRAGRGSAERAETERELAAFLNIEQTLRLQRIESARQLTTITVVVFLILSLTLSVSLAIFGRRELMQLSNAFGAAIGEQERQTRALQEQAWLRDGQTQLAERVIGRQSLGELCQTILDFLADYLKVSMGAFYVREDDGALKRTASFGFDPDSAPVPESLAGVKSLVGQAVHARKLTSLNDVPAGYWKVTSALGASAPASLAIMPIENEGRANGAIELGAMHTLTERDQQFLKMIAGNIGDFVEAAQYRERLQRVLEETQQLNEELQMQQEELRTTNEELEQQTTALSQAQAYLANQKSELEQTNDQLAEQARVLDERNVALNAAQGELESRAEALQRASRYKSEFLANMSHELRTPLNSSLILAKLLSENKTGNLTNDQIKYAQTIYSAGNDLLNLINDILDLSKVEAGKLDLHIEDVPLQRIMESLARTFEPLARQKKLRLELRSEIDDYPTLTTDFRRLEQILKNLLSNAVKFTDAGAVSLALKAAGEGAVQFVVTDTGIGIAPDQQQAIFEAFQQADGTTSRHYGGTGLGLSISRSLAHLLGGSISVRSTQGMGSTFTLTMPVAYDGAAPSGAEVQAPAPAPAPLLVDEALSEPVEVAHVIDDDRADSAPGRRLVLVVEDEPDFAQVLFDLAHELGYRCIVSGTAREALRLARDSAPNAILLDIGLPDRSGLVLLQELKANPATRHIPVHVVSGSDRSEAALHLGAIGYAVKPTTREQLTAIFQRLEEKSSQKIKRVLLVEDDARQRQSIVELISDADVEITPVEFGRDALDLLKTTIFDCMIIDLKLPDMQGGDLLRQMAATDSYSFPPVIVYTGRSLTHDEEAELMRYSQSIIIKGARSPERLLDEVTLFLHKVETDLSADRQAMLHVSRSRDRVLDGRRVLLVDDDIRNIFSLSSALEHQGLKVDIGRNGFEAIETLDSNPDIDIVLMDVMMPGMDGLEATRRIRADPRFRKLPVIAITAKAMKDDQEQCLAAGASDYLAKPIDVDRLYSLLRVWMPRRV; encoded by the coding sequence ATGCCATTGCGGTCCGGCGTCGACGAGGCAAGTTTTCGTCGCATTCTCTTTCGCAACATCGCGCTGCCGCTCGGCACCGGCCTCGTCACGGCGGTCGCGTTCGTCGCGCTCGTGCTGTATCTGCTTTCCGGGATCAACTGGGTCGAGCATTCGGAGCGCGTCATCGGCAATGCGCAGGAAATCGGCCGGCTCGTCAGCGAGAAGGAAAGCGCGATCCGCGGCTATCTGATCACCGGCGACGATGCGTTTCTCGCGCCCTACGACACCGCGAAGCCCAAACTCGCCGCCGATATCGACACGCTCGCCGAACTCGTCTCCGACAACGCGCCGCAAGTGGACCGCCTGATCCGCGTACGCGCGTTGCAGGCGCAATGGGACAAGGTTGCTGAGAATCTCATCGACGCGCGCCGCCGCAATCTGGATTCCGGCGCGCTCGTGCGCGCGGGCCGCGGTTCGGCGGAGCGCGCGGAAACGGAGCGCGAGCTTGCCGCGTTTCTCAACATCGAGCAGACCTTGCGCTTGCAGCGCATCGAGTCCGCGCGGCAACTGACGACCATCACCGTCGTCGTGTTCCTGATCCTGAGCCTGACGCTCTCGGTGAGCCTCGCGATCTTCGGCAGGCGCGAATTGATGCAGCTTTCCAACGCCTTCGGCGCCGCGATCGGCGAGCAGGAGCGGCAGACGCGCGCGTTGCAGGAGCAGGCGTGGCTGCGCGACGGGCAGACGCAGCTCGCCGAGCGGGTGATCGGCCGGCAATCGCTCGGCGAGCTGTGCCAGACGATTCTCGACTTCCTCGCGGACTACCTGAAGGTGTCGATGGGCGCGTTCTACGTGCGCGAGGACGATGGCGCGCTGAAGCGCACCGCGAGCTTCGGCTTCGATCCCGACAGCGCGCCGGTTCCCGAATCGCTCGCGGGCGTGAAGAGCCTCGTCGGGCAGGCGGTGCACGCGCGCAAGCTGACGAGTCTGAACGATGTCCCCGCCGGCTACTGGAAGGTGACCTCGGCGCTCGGCGCGAGCGCGCCCGCGAGCCTCGCCATCATGCCGATCGAAAACGAAGGCCGGGCGAACGGCGCGATCGAGCTCGGCGCGATGCACACGCTGACCGAGCGCGACCAGCAGTTCCTGAAGATGATCGCGGGCAATATCGGCGATTTCGTCGAGGCGGCGCAGTATCGCGAGCGGCTGCAACGCGTGCTCGAAGAAACGCAGCAGCTGAACGAAGAACTGCAGATGCAGCAGGAAGAACTGCGCACGACCAACGAGGAACTCGAGCAGCAGACCACGGCGCTTTCGCAGGCGCAGGCGTATCTCGCGAACCAGAAGTCGGAACTCGAGCAGACCAACGATCAGCTCGCGGAACAGGCGCGCGTGCTCGACGAGCGCAACGTCGCGCTCAACGCCGCGCAAGGCGAACTCGAATCGCGCGCCGAAGCGCTGCAGCGCGCGAGCCGTTACAAATCCGAGTTTCTCGCGAACATGTCGCACGAGTTGCGCACGCCGCTCAACAGTTCGCTGATCCTCGCGAAACTGCTGTCCGAGAACAAGACCGGCAACCTCACGAACGATCAGATCAAGTACGCGCAGACGATCTATTCCGCGGGCAACGATCTGCTCAATCTCATCAACGATATTCTCGATCTCTCGAAGGTGGAGGCGGGCAAGCTCGATCTGCATATCGAGGACGTGCCCCTGCAGAGGATCATGGAGTCGCTTGCGCGCACCTTCGAGCCGCTCGCGCGGCAGAAGAAGCTCAGGCTCGAACTGCGCAGCGAGATCGACGACTATCCGACGCTCACCACCGACTTCCGGCGGCTCGAGCAGATTCTGAAGAACCTGCTGTCGAACGCGGTGAAATTCACGGATGCGGGTGCGGTGTCGCTCGCGCTCAAGGCGGCCGGTGAGGGCGCGGTGCAGTTCGTCGTGACCGATACCGGCATCGGCATTGCGCCAGACCAGCAGCAGGCGATCTTCGAAGCGTTCCAGCAAGCCGACGGCACCACGAGCCGTCACTATGGCGGCACGGGCCTCGGCCTGTCGATTTCGCGCAGTCTCGCGCATCTGCTCGGCGGTTCGATCAGCGTGCGCAGCACGCAGGGTATGGGCAGCACGTTCACGCTGACGATGCCAGTCGCCTACGATGGCGCCGCGCCGTCCGGCGCCGAAGTGCAGGCGCCCGCGCCTGCACCCGCGCCGCTCCTCGTCGATGAAGCGCTGTCCGAGCCTGTCGAAGTCGCGCATGTGATCGACGACGACCGCGCCGATAGCGCACCCGGCCGCCGTCTCGTTCTCGTGGTCGAAGACGAACCGGACTTTGCGCAAGTGCTGTTCGATCTCGCGCACGAACTGGGTTATCGCTGCATCGTCAGCGGCACCGCGCGCGAGGCGCTCAGGCTTGCGCGGGACAGCGCGCCGAACGCGATCCTGCTGGACATCGGCTTGCCGGACCGCTCGGGCCTCGTGCTGTTGCAGGAACTGAAGGCGAATCCGGCGACGCGGCATATTCCGGTGCATGTCGTGTCGGGGTCGGACAGAAGCGAGGCCGCGCTGCATCTCGGCGCGATCGGCTACGCGGTGAAGCCGACCACGCGCGAGCAACTGACGGCGATCTTCCAGCGGCTCGAAGAGAAGAGCAGCCAGAAGATCAAGCGTGTGCTGCTCGTCGAGGACGATGCGCGGCAGCGTCAGAGCATCGTCGAACTGATCAGCGATGCCGACGTGGAAATCACGCCGGTCGAGTTCGGCCGCGACGCGCTCGACTTGCTGAAGACGACGATCTTCGATTGCATGATCATCGATTTGAAGCTGCCCGACATGCAGGGCGGCGACCTGCTGCGCCAGATGGCCGCGACGGATTCGTACTCGTTCCCGCCCGTGATCGTCTACACGGGACGCAGCCTCACGCATGATGAGGAAGCCGAACTGATGCGCTATTCGCAGTCGATCATCATCAAGGGCGCGCGTTCGCCGGAGCGCCTGCTCGACGAAGTGACGCTGTTCCTGCACAAGGTCGAGACGGATCTGTCGGCGGACCGTCAGGCGATGCTGCACGTCTCGCGCTCGCGCGATCGCGTCCTCGACGGCCGCCGCGTGCTGCTCGTCGATGACGATATCCGCAACATCTTCTCGCTATCGAGCGCGCTGGAGCATCAGGGTTTGAAGGTGGATATCGGCCGCAACGGTTTCGAGGCGATCGAAACGCTCGACAGCAATCCGGACATCGACATCGTGTTGATGGACGTGATGATGCCCGGAATGGACGGACTCGAAGCGACGCGGCGCATCCGCGCGGACCCGCGGTTCAGGAAGCTGCCGGTCATCGCGATCACGGCGAAGGCGATGAAGGACGATCAGGAGCAATGTCTCGCGGCGGGCGCGAGCGATTATCTGGCGAAGCCGATCGACGTCGACCGGCTTTACTCGCTGTTGCGGGTGTGGATGCCGCGGCGCGTTTGA
- a CDS encoding polymorphic toxin type 50 domain-containing protein, which produces MHTAGGALVADLGGGSAAGGAAGAGVSAALAGDLNRLADTFGNGGGTDPGLAAGNIGANVIAGAVGGLIGGNSGAFAGANADLYNRSTTNADGKGSTENLLAGRVWDAVVNTVTDPLGSLNYALNSVIPAPQNQKPDADPNPLIDAHNGNTSPPTGGAVVTPPTVVCAPGGACVVVPGAATAGSAGSVPPNAIFSKDSDDGADNGPTIEAGKQGKHQPGHNNFTSGKSELTYPDPQQLSNDFAGTGQPVNNVSPGQAGYRERVDFGTVIGNYVDPVTGQKTPTTNGIIHYSKDGVHIVPGRP; this is translated from the coding sequence ATGCACACGGCGGGCGGCGCGCTCGTCGCGGACCTCGGCGGCGGTAGCGCTGCGGGCGGCGCGGCGGGCGCCGGGGTATCTGCCGCACTCGCGGGCGACCTCAACAGGCTCGCTGACACGTTCGGCAACGGCGGTGGCACGGACCCCGGACTCGCGGCGGGCAACATCGGCGCGAACGTGATCGCGGGTGCGGTCGGCGGCCTGATCGGCGGGAATTCTGGCGCGTTCGCGGGGGCCAATGCGGACCTCTATAACCGAAGCACGACGAACGCCGACGGCAAGGGGAGCACCGAGAACTTGCTCGCAGGCCGTGTGTGGGACGCGGTCGTCAATACCGTGACCGATCCGCTCGGCTCGCTCAACTACGCGTTGAATAGTGTTATTCCGGCGCCGCAGAATCAAAAGCCCGACGCCGACCCGAATCCGCTCATTGACGCGCATAACGGCAACACTTCGCCGCCGACCGGAGGCGCGGTCGTTACGCCGCCCACGGTGGTATGCGCGCCGGGTGGCGCGTGTGTGGTCGTGCCCGGCGCCGCGACGGCAGGTTCGGCGGGCAGCGTGCCGCCTAATGCCATCTTTTCGAAAGATTCGGATGATGGCGCGGACAATGGACCGACGATCGAAGCAGGAAAACAGGGAAAGCACCAGCCGGGACATAACAACTTCACTTCGGGAAAAAGTGAACTAACTTATCCCGATCCTCAGCAACTCTCGAATGACTTCGCCGGGACGGGCCAACCGGTGAACAACGTTTCGCCCGGTCAGGCGGGATATCGAGAGCGAGTTGATTTCGGCACAGTAATTGGAAACTACGTTGACCCCGTGACGGGTCAGAAAACGCCAACCACGAACGGCATCATTCACTATAGTAAAGATGGCGTTCACATTGTTCCAGGTAGACCGTAA